One Planctomycetia bacterium DNA segment encodes these proteins:
- a CDS encoding carbonic anhydrase, with protein sequence MSRSILTRRQCLGAGAAVAVAASCSARLQADESSASVEPFPTTAEEALTRLRDGNRRFISGTARHPHAELAWRRDLEQTQKPFATVLSCSDSRVPPELLFDQGFGDLFVIRVAGHVIDPSTLGSLQYALVHLKTPLFLVLGHEHCGAVTAAVQALLGEHQEPAKIQALVDMVEPGLEKMDLHGERDAVVRQAVAANVRWTLRQLTDIVQDSTQLAGAVYELDRGEVEMLT encoded by the coding sequence ATGTCACGTTCCATTCTGACGCGCCGTCAATGCCTCGGCGCCGGCGCGGCCGTCGCCGTGGCTGCTTCGTGTTCCGCTCGATTGCAGGCGGACGAAAGCTCCGCGTCGGTCGAACCATTTCCCACGACCGCGGAGGAGGCCCTAACTCGGCTGAGGGATGGGAATCGGCGATTCATTTCCGGTACCGCCAGGCATCCGCACGCGGAGTTAGCCTGGCGGCGCGATTTGGAGCAAACGCAGAAGCCGTTCGCCACGGTGTTGAGTTGCAGCGATTCCCGCGTGCCACCGGAATTGCTGTTCGACCAGGGCTTCGGCGACTTGTTCGTGATTCGGGTCGCCGGGCATGTGATCGATCCCTCGACGCTCGGCAGCCTGCAATACGCCCTCGTGCATTTGAAGACGCCGCTGTTCTTAGTCTTAGGACACGAGCATTGCGGGGCAGTGACCGCCGCAGTGCAGGCGCTATTGGGCGAGCACCAGGAGCCGGCAAAGATTCAGGCCTTGGTCGATATGGTCGAGCCGGGGCTCGAAAAAATGGACCTGCATGGCGAGCGCGACGCCGTCGTGCGCCAGGCCGTGGCGGCGAACGTCCGCTGGACGCTGCGGCAACTCACGGACATTGTCCAAGATTCCACGCAACTCGCCGGCGCGGTCTATGAACTCGATCGCGGCGAAGTGGAAATGTTGACCTAA